One genomic segment of Marinitoga piezophila KA3 includes these proteins:
- a CDS encoding efflux RND transporter permease subunit, whose protein sequence is MELNRKNSIFIVILVAVLTIVFGIYAAKVSVHDNISSYVPKDDPDKVIYDEVADTFGLNGMILTAVKYDDVYKHFPEIYKLTEELKKLDVVDNVISPVNAPRISTTEDGDISVGNLESTFDFSSIKSYSPEELKNELKNDDMIKGKFISDNEKSVLFAIGLKKDVEEKSAGLKVENVFKDAGVDYYIFGTAIANREIEEIVKDNLLKLIPIVLILVMAVLYFSYKNIAGVLLPIISVLLADIWTVGIMELLGIDFNITTSAVPIAVVGIGTAYSIHIISKYYEELHKGISAEKAVNETLKHVGTAVVLSALTTIAGFLSLLTADLTPVWQLGIFTSLGIALALLMATIFVPAMLLIFKPKSKVTLSEDGESPFLRNFTDKIVHHRAITLSIIAILVLFTTFYIPKIKSDMQIENFMSDKTQMVKSSKFLRNNYGGNDYIFVDLVAKGDNTFRDFYFNRSIRDISLFAKNYDVISQISNIGDVVANLTEGFTGVKYIPGSNAAMEQDYMMIEGSEGIDKILSAEKNEGISQMMVNTKSFNKVKILENDLRKYINDYIYTDYNTEEFDVENPEHIKAFEHELKQFIVARNGKYTEEVLNTMLKARKADINEIISGMDKTMILNLFNNYLAEYGEETIDMNTFNAYLKDPKSVDEYISEYYEYFVYDYEPTLKALYVENTLKSLNTGLKENYIKELSQYVNDEEVVIPGGNKKLLVRVTGIPVLTNKVNDMVFDNQKESMMLAYALVFILFAIQMHSVVLGILALIPITLTIIVNFGIMGLTGISLNAATVTIASITIGTGIDYTIHYLTRFKKEYRLTKDKFKAAIRTSATSGRAILINSLAVILGFATFIFSEIGMLSQFGILTATAMLVAPILTLTIFPILMTMLNENLLNKFSKESLLKRKLKMEEEKA, encoded by the coding sequence ATGGAGTTAAACCGTAAAAATTCTATATTTATAGTTATTCTTGTAGCGGTTTTAACAATTGTGTTTGGTATCTATGCAGCAAAGGTCAGTGTTCATGATAATATATCAAGTTATGTTCCAAAAGATGATCCTGACAAGGTGATTTATGACGAAGTGGCAGATACATTTGGTTTAAACGGCATGATTTTAACAGCTGTAAAGTATGACGATGTGTATAAACACTTTCCAGAGATATATAAACTCACGGAAGAATTAAAGAAACTTGATGTAGTTGATAATGTTATTTCACCTGTTAATGCTCCAAGGATTAGCACAACAGAAGATGGAGATATTTCAGTTGGAAACCTTGAATCAACATTTGATTTTTCAAGTATTAAATCGTATAGTCCAGAAGAATTGAAAAATGAATTAAAAAACGATGATATGATTAAAGGAAAATTTATATCAGACAACGAAAAAAGCGTATTATTTGCAATTGGATTAAAAAAGGATGTTGAAGAGAAATCAGCAGGTTTAAAGGTTGAAAATGTATTTAAAGATGCAGGTGTTGATTATTATATCTTTGGTACAGCAATTGCGAATAGAGAAATAGAGGAAATAGTAAAAGATAATTTATTAAAGTTAATTCCTATTGTTTTAATTCTCGTTATGGCTGTTCTTTATTTTAGTTATAAGAACATAGCAGGTGTGTTATTGCCTATCATTTCAGTTTTGCTTGCTGATATATGGACAGTTGGAATAATGGAATTGTTGGGAATAGACTTTAACATAACAACATCAGCAGTGCCAATTGCAGTTGTTGGTATAGGAACAGCATATTCAATTCATATTATCAGTAAATATTATGAAGAATTGCATAAGGGTATTTCAGCAGAAAAAGCTGTAAATGAAACATTGAAGCATGTAGGAACAGCAGTTGTTTTAAGTGCATTAACAACTATCGCAGGATTCTTATCATTGTTAACAGCTGATCTTACTCCTGTGTGGCAATTGGGAATATTTACCTCACTTGGTATAGCTTTAGCATTACTAATGGCAACTATATTTGTTCCAGCAATGCTTTTAATTTTCAAGCCAAAGTCGAAGGTAACATTATCTGAAGACGGAGAAAGTCCGTTTTTAAGAAACTTTACAGATAAGATTGTACATCATAGAGCCATTACATTGTCCATAATAGCAATTCTTGTATTATTTACAACATTCTATATTCCAAAAATCAAATCTGATATGCAAATAGAAAATTTCATGAGCGACAAAACACAAATGGTTAAAAGTTCTAAGTTCTTAAGAAATAATTATGGTGGAAATGATTATATATTCGTTGATTTAGTGGCTAAAGGAGACAATACATTCAGGGATTTCTACTTTAATAGATCTATTAGAGATATTTCATTATTTGCAAAGAATTATGATGTTATTTCACAGATTTCAAATATAGGTGATGTTGTTGCAAATCTAACAGAAGGATTTACAGGCGTAAAGTACATTCCTGGTTCAAACGCAGCAATGGAACAGGATTATATGATGATTGAAGGTAGTGAAGGAATAGATAAGATATTATCCGCTGAAAAGAACGAGGGAATTTCTCAAATGATGGTAAACACCAAGAGTTTTAACAAGGTTAAAATCCTTGAAAATGACTTAAGAAAATATATTAATGATTATATCTATACAGATTACAATACAGAAGAATTTGACGTTGAAAATCCAGAACACATAAAAGCATTTGAACACGAACTTAAACAATTCATAGTAGCAAGAAATGGAAAATATACAGAAGAAGTTTTAAATACAATGTTAAAAGCAAGAAAGGCTGATATAAACGAGATAATTTCAGGAATGGATAAAACAATGATATTAAATCTATTTAATAATTATCTTGCTGAATATGGTGAAGAAACAATTGACATGAATACATTCAATGCATATTTAAAAGATCCAAAATCAGTGGATGAATATATTTCAGAATATTATGAATATTTTGTATATGATTACGAACCAACATTAAAGGCATTATATGTGGAAAATACTTTGAAATCATTAAATACAGGATTAAAAGAAAATTATATAAAAGAACTTTCACAATATGTAAATGATGAGGAAGTTGTAATTCCAGGGGGAAATAAGAAGTTATTGGTAAGGGTTACCGGTATTCCGGTATTAACAAACAAGGTTAATGATATGGTATTTGACAATCAAAAAGAAAGTATGATGCTTGCCTATGCACTTGTATTTATATTATTTGCAATTCAAATGCATTCTGTGGTTCTTGGAATACTCGCATTAATTCCTATTACTCTTACTATAATTGTCAACTTTGGAATAATGGGGCTAACAGGTATTTCATTAAATGCAGCAACAGTAACAATTGCATCAATTACTATTGGTACAGGTATAGATTACACAATACACTATTTAACAAGATTTAAGAAAGAATATAGGCTTACAAAGGATAAGTTTAAGGCTGCAATAAGAACATCAGCAACCTCTGGAAGGGCTATATTAATTAACTCTCTTGCAGTTATTCTTGGATTTGCAACATTTATATTCTCAGAAATAGGTATGTTAAGTCAGTTTGGTATTTTAACTGCAACAGCTATGTTAGTGGCTCCTATATTGACTTTAACAATATTCCCTATATTAATGACAATGCTTAATGAAAATCTTTTAAATAAATTCTCAAAAGAATCATTACTAAAAAGAAAATTAAAAATGGAGGAGGAGAAAGCATGA
- a CDS encoding outer membrane lipoprotein-sorting protein, with protein sequence MNYKKGLVLLTVIILTVVSAFAITGQEVLDQLKDAHDNFKTEKSLVIMQLKDANGNIREREFDMYIMHDGDDTLALVRFNKPSEVKRITLLTLSDDEIYLYMPAYRKTKRISGGAKNGKFVGSDFKYNDISLLYNEQNGDYDANLINEDDKSYTVEIIPHEKDSDYGKIVALIEKENMLFKKIDFYNKNGELIKVMTFSDVKDYSGHILATRIELNNIEENHSTILIIKNVEFDIPITKKFFNKRNISKPVLKYQ encoded by the coding sequence ATGAACTACAAAAAGGGATTGGTATTACTCACAGTAATTATTTTAACAGTTGTTTCCGCATTTGCAATTACAGGGCAGGAAGTATTGGATCAATTGAAAGATGCACACGATAATTTCAAAACAGAAAAATCACTTGTGATCATGCAGTTAAAAGACGCTAATGGAAATATCAGGGAAAGGGAATTTGATATGTATATTATGCATGATGGCGACGACACACTTGCGCTTGTAAGATTTAATAAGCCATCAGAAGTAAAAAGAATTACATTGCTCACATTATCAGACGATGAAATTTACCTTTATATGCCAGCATATAGAAAAACAAAGAGGATTTCCGGCGGTGCAAAAAATGGAAAATTTGTAGGTTCAGACTTTAAATACAACGATATTTCATTATTATACAACGAACAAAACGGCGATTACGATGCAAATCTTATAAATGAAGATGATAAATCATATACAGTAGAAATAATTCCACATGAAAAGGACAGTGATTATGGAAAGATAGTAGCGTTAATAGAAAAAGAAAACATGCTCTTTAAAAAAATAGATTTTTATAACAAAAATGGAGAATTAATAAAGGTAATGACATTTAGCGATGTAAAAGATTATTCGGGTCATATTCTCGCAACAAGAATAGAATTAAACAACATTGAAGAAAATCACTCAACAATACTTATTATTAAAAATGTTGAATTTGATATTCCAATTACAAAGAAATTCTTTAACAAGAGAAATATCTCAAAACCTGTTTTGAAGTATCAATAA
- a CDS encoding BMP family ABC transporter substrate-binding protein produces MNRFDSAKEYKNAKKKGERELLYWEGRGKDGYLPSLEHLLQKYEISGEQYLGTIEIPLKKVKGTYYESRRSAFSKNFLPLLEETSEFAIKWMNLFEAQQEEGIREPIVAYEFLNYFYVVEGNKRASVLKYLEAPSIVGNVRRIIPKYDELDPKIRIYYEFLDFYEKTKINMIWFKREGSFKELEEILLKHIKETNQNPNEFFKYFEKFIYWNFRKVYHSLGGESLPLTTGDAFLEYIKKYGIEDNILDKELKARVKELIKELETVYLEEKKDLLHEMLASFIKLSAAQEKTLNIAFVYRNTINESTWVQAHEIGRNYIEEKFKDKIHTTYIENVKKEDSYEVIQELVDKNYNLIITTSFDFMDSTYKAAVNNLSVKFLNCAGYKSYRNLSVYFGRIYQPQFLTGMIAGIMTKSNKIGFIAPYPLPLFVRNLNAFAIGVKMVNPSAVIDVKWTKEWINYELEKELTVKLIESGNDIIASNLDTLTPLEIADEHNVYSIGYNIKKDELFPKTNIAAATWNWGPFYEKIVKKLLNDEWEITTSKHLKDLRKYWYGMDRKIVRLFKSKNLLPGQSENLIELMKNAIKNREYDVFSGPIIDANGNIVATNDESITDEELLKINWYLDNIKGELEKIIFTTD; encoded by the coding sequence ATGAATCGATTTGACAGCGCAAAGGAATACAAAAATGCAAAGAAAAAAGGGGAAAGGGAGTTATTATACTGGGAAGGTAGAGGGAAAGATGGATATTTACCTTCTTTAGAACATTTGCTTCAAAAATATGAAATTAGTGGAGAACAATATCTTGGAACAATAGAAATACCGCTAAAAAAGGTTAAAGGCACTTATTACGAATCCCGAAGAAGTGCATTTTCAAAAAACTTTCTTCCATTGTTAGAAGAAACAAGTGAATTTGCAATTAAATGGATGAATCTTTTTGAAGCACAGCAGGAAGAAGGCATAAGGGAACCTATAGTAGCTTATGAATTTTTAAATTATTTTTATGTTGTAGAAGGAAATAAACGAGCAAGTGTTTTAAAATATCTCGAAGCACCTTCAATTGTAGGAAATGTAAGAAGGATAATACCAAAATATGATGAACTGGACCCTAAAATCAGAATTTATTATGAGTTTCTTGATTTTTATGAAAAAACAAAAATAAATATGATATGGTTTAAAAGGGAAGGAAGCTTTAAAGAGCTTGAAGAAATCCTTTTAAAACATATAAAGGAAACCAATCAAAATCCAAATGAATTTTTCAAATATTTTGAAAAATTTATATACTGGAACTTTAGAAAGGTGTATCATTCTCTTGGTGGCGAAAGTCTTCCTTTGACTACCGGCGATGCCTTTCTTGAGTATATAAAAAAATATGGAATTGAAGATAATATTTTAGACAAAGAATTAAAAGCAAGAGTAAAAGAATTAATTAAGGAGCTTGAAACTGTTTATTTAGAAGAAAAAAAAGATTTACTACATGAAATGTTAGCTTCTTTTATTAAATTGTCAGCTGCACAGGAAAAGACTTTAAATATAGCTTTTGTGTATAGAAATACTATTAATGAAAGCACCTGGGTTCAGGCTCATGAAATTGGAAGAAATTATATTGAAGAAAAGTTTAAAGATAAAATTCATACTACATATATTGAGAATGTAAAAAAAGAAGATTCATATGAAGTTATTCAAGAATTGGTGGATAAGAATTATAATTTAATTATTACTACAAGTTTTGATTTTATGGATTCAACTTATAAAGCAGCTGTAAATAATTTGTCTGTAAAGTTCTTAAATTGTGCGGGATATAAGAGTTATAGAAATCTTTCTGTATATTTCGGAAGAATATATCAACCACAATTTTTAACAGGAATGATAGCGGGAATTATGACGAAATCAAATAAGATAGGGTTTATTGCGCCTTATCCATTACCTTTATTTGTAAGGAATTTAAATGCTTTTGCTATAGGAGTTAAAATGGTAAATCCATCAGCTGTTATTGACGTAAAATGGACAAAAGAATGGATAAACTATGAATTAGAAAAGGAATTAACGGTGAAACTTATAGAATCTGGAAATGATATAATAGCTTCTAATCTCGACACTCTTACTCCTCTGGAAATTGCCGATGAGCATAATGTATATAGCATAGGATATAATATAAAAAAAGATGAATTATTTCCAAAAACCAATATAGCAGCTGCAACATGGAATTGGGGACCTTTTTATGAAAAAATTGTAAAAAAACTTTTGAATGATGAGTGGGAAATTACCACTTCAAAACATCTAAAGGACTTAAGAAAGTACTGGTATGGAATGGATAGAAAAATTGTAAGATTATTTAAATCGAAGAATTTGCTTCCCGGACAAAGCGAGAATCTTATTGAATTAATGAAAAACGCAATAAAAAACAGGGAATACGATGTGTTTAGCGGTCCAATTATAGATGCAAATGGTAATATAGTAGCAACAAATGATGAAAGTATTACAGATGAAGAATTATTAAAGATTAATTGGTATCTTGATAATATAAAAGGAGAACTGGAAAAGATTATATTTACTACTGATTAA
- a CDS encoding metallophosphoesterase family protein yields the protein MIEIVAVSDEEKGSIHKIIKKCDILLGCGDLSPGYFDFLLNTLTPKISLMIYGNHDKKYFKKFEDINLNDFSNIYTGIKVIHNEIINIKSALNISEDVYITGFSGALSYGKKPFHFKEKDARAFCHKLNRSKFLNRFKKLDVIISHSPPGISNIFDDMDDYHKGSKQLAKIYLKYFPKIWFYGHIHPRYTSKPLNFKIYYKGRISYLLNTVPFKYVLYDENLHDIVKIKGENGRIKLKEIYL from the coding sequence ATGATAGAAATTGTAGCAGTTTCTGATGAAGAAAAGGGAAGTATTCATAAAATAATTAAAAAATGCGACATTTTGCTTGGTTGCGGTGATTTATCACCGGGATATTTTGATTTTTTATTGAATACATTAACCCCTAAAATTAGCCTAATGATTTATGGAAATCACGATAAAAAATATTTCAAAAAGTTTGAAGATATAAATTTAAATGATTTTTCTAATATTTATACAGGAATTAAAGTAATCCACAATGAAATTATAAATATCAAATCAGCTCTTAATATTTCTGAAGATGTGTATATCACCGGATTTTCCGGTGCATTATCTTATGGTAAAAAACCATTTCATTTTAAAGAAAAAGATGCAAGGGCTTTTTGCCACAAGTTAAATCGCAGCAAATTTTTAAATAGATTTAAAAAACTGGATGTGATTATCTCCCATTCGCCACCGGGAATTTCAAATATTTTTGATGATATGGATGATTATCACAAAGGTTCAAAACAATTAGCAAAAATTTATTTAAAATATTTTCCAAAAATCTGGTTTTATGGCCATATTCATCCAAGATATACCAGCAAACCTTTAAATTTCAAGATTTATTATAAAGGGAGAATTTCATATTTACTTAATACAGTTCCTTTTAAGTATGTATTATATGATGAAAATTTGCATGATATTGTAAAAATAAAAGGTGAAAATGGAAGGATTAAATTAAAGGAAATTTATTTATGA
- a CDS encoding fibronectin type III domain-containing protein: protein MKRVIVFLMVTITMLFFMVSCFHQSEKAKENIQTIAPTTPEPVDGAKNVSINHLCLKWKGSIGSEGDIISYDVYFGESQNSMKLVYKDLDETSVNIPELEKSKTYYWKVVAKNRKGEEISSKVWSFTTEKKMIQNGYMFVYGDGMLAIYDVNSDPEHPVFVSSIDLPHESTSFCFDGVYLYTEDLDIIDLSDVKNPELIEKHDGAYMPSDARDIVVTNGYAYIATFDKLEIVDISDKTNPKKIGMYNTGYVYGVYVDGNYAYLAAGISGLEIVDISDKANPKKVGNYDTGTAYGVYIDGNYAYVADYDNGLVIVDITNKTNPIKVTSVSTNGSAYEIIGIKIYGVQKNIFLGTEGGLKAVDITDLNKAYLIDSYFDDFSVHHGVISGDYAYVTGDGYAVVDISNQYSFDKPIYEYVDKYSNPSAYSGVHVDDYDIIAAGDSGLAIYNETTRKTYTLYLEGTARDVFVDDNYAYVANYYHGLEIVDISDKTNPKKVGDYDPGYFYSVEGVYVEGNYAYLAAGDSGLVIVDISDKTKPKKVGSYNNFTKVYGVYVDGDYAYIAGFDKGLVIVDISDKTNPRKIGEYNTTGLGFAIGIYVDGDYAYVANSYKGLEIVDISDKTNPVKVGAYSPGYFYNVEKVYVDGNYAYLAAGNSEFVIVDISDKTNPTKIAAYDTKNISEITSPVKIKNYDYGYIYDVKFDSNNNVVYVAGSMGYMQINVLKPDSVRINWKIPMSDFGAILIW, encoded by the coding sequence ATGAAAAGAGTCATTGTATTTTTGATGGTGACAATAACTATGCTGTTTTTTATGGTATCCTGTTTTCACCAATCGGAAAAAGCAAAAGAAAATATTCAAACAATAGCACCAACTACTCCAGAGCCTGTAGATGGAGCAAAAAATGTAAGTATAAATCACCTATGTTTGAAATGGAAAGGATCAATAGGTTCAGAAGGAGATATTATAAGTTATGATGTGTATTTTGGAGAATCACAGAATTCGATGAAACTAGTTTATAAAGATTTAGATGAAACTTCTGTAAATATACCTGAACTTGAAAAAAGTAAAACATACTATTGGAAAGTGGTTGCGAAAAATCGTAAAGGAGAGGAAATATCAAGTAAAGTATGGTCATTTACAACAGAAAAGAAAATGATTCAAAATGGTTATATGTTTGTGTATGGTGATGGTATGCTTGCAATATATGATGTAAATTCAGATCCGGAACATCCGGTATTTGTATCATCAATAGATTTGCCGCATGAATCTACAAGTTTCTGTTTTGACGGTGTATATTTGTATACCGAAGATCTTGATATAATTGATCTTAGCGATGTAAAAAATCCAGAATTAATAGAAAAGCATGATGGTGCGTATATGCCATCGGATGCTCGAGATATTGTAGTAACAAATGGTTATGCGTATATAGCAACTTTTGATAAGCTGGAAATAGTGGATATAAGCGATAAAACGAATCCTAAAAAGATAGGGATGTATAATACAGGATATGTTTATGGAGTATATGTAGATGGAAATTATGCATATCTTGCAGCTGGTATTTCAGGTCTGGAAATAGTGGATATAAGCGATAAAGCAAATCCTAAAAAAGTGGGAAATTATGATACAGGGACAGCTTATGGAGTATATATAGATGGAAATTATGCATATGTGGCAGATTATGATAATGGGTTGGTAATAGTTGATATAACAAATAAAACAAATCCAATAAAGGTAACGTCAGTTTCAACAAATGGTTCTGCATATGAAATTATTGGTATAAAAATATATGGTGTTCAAAAAAATATATTTCTTGGAACTGAAGGAGGATTAAAAGCTGTTGATATAACTGATTTAAACAAAGCGTATCTTATTGATTCATATTTTGATGATTTTTCAGTACATCATGGCGTGATCTCAGGTGATTATGCTTATGTAACAGGGGATGGGTATGCGGTAGTTGATATTAGTAATCAATATAGTTTTGATAAACCAATTTATGAATATGTAGATAAATATTCAAATCCTTCTGCATATAGCGGTGTTCATGTGGATGATTATGATATTATTGCAGCGGGAGATAGTGGACTTGCTATATATAATGAAACAACAAGGAAAACATATACTCTTTATCTTGAAGGTACAGCAAGAGATGTTTTTGTAGATGATAATTATGCATATGTAGCAAATTATTATCATGGTTTGGAAATAGTGGATATAAGTGATAAAACGAATCCTAAAAAAGTAGGAGATTATGATCCCGGTTATTTTTATAGTGTAGAGGGAGTGTACGTGGAAGGAAATTATGCATATCTTGCAGCTGGAGATTCTGGACTTGTAATAGTAGATATAAGTGATAAAACAAAACCCAAAAAGGTAGGAAGTTATAATAATTTTACTAAGGTTTACGGAGTATATGTGGACGGTGATTATGCATATATAGCAGGTTTTGATAAAGGTCTGGTAATAGTGGATATAAGTGATAAAACAAATCCAAGAAAAATAGGGGAGTATAATACTACTGGTTTAGGTTTTGCTATAGGAATATATGTGGATGGTGATTATGCATATGTTGCAAATAGTTATAAAGGCTTAGAAATAGTGGATATAAGTGATAAGACAAATCCAGTAAAGGTGGGGGCGTATAGTCCAGGTTATTTTTATAATGTAGAGAAAGTATATGTAGATGGGAATTACGCATATCTTGCAGCTGGAAATTCAGAGTTTGTAATAGTAGATATAAGCGACAAAACAAATCCAACAAAAATAGCAGCTTATGATACAAAAAATATTTCTGAGATAACATCGCCTGTTAAAATTAAAAATTATGATTATGGTTATATTTATGATGTGAAATTTGATTCAAATAATAATGTTGTTTATGTTGCAGGGTCAATGGGATATATGCAGATAAATGTTTTAAAGCCAGATTCTGTAAGAATTAATTGGAAGATACCAATGTCAGATTTTGGGGCAATTTTAATCTGGTAA
- a CDS encoding MJ1477/TM1410 family putative glycoside hydrolase, with the protein MKIKVIIVIISTLIILLSCSFLKPNYENRYFVYQLQNINIQEIITYPVNFLVMDYSRTGLEDGKYTYDEIKKLKGVGMAPICYLSIGEAEDYRYYWHDEWKTNPPSWLGPENPDWEGNYKVKYWNEDWKKIIYDYLDKIIDMGFSGVYLDIIDAYYYWSNEGEAPQVDQRPIEETAKDMIDFVVEIANYARSKKENFLIIPQNGEDILDYDNNGIYLKTISGIGIEDLFYDSEQLDNGNYLIQKSTETEYKLKYINKILSSGKVVLSVDYVVDEDNINIDIIDDYIKNCRDRGIIPYPAYVDRELDRLSTIIYDIEIQ; encoded by the coding sequence ATGAAAATAAAGGTTATAATTGTTATTATATCCACTTTAATTATTTTACTAAGTTGCTCTTTTTTAAAACCCAATTATGAAAATAGATACTTCGTATATCAATTACAGAATATAAACATTCAGGAAATAATCACATATCCTGTAAATTTTCTTGTAATGGACTATTCCAGAACTGGATTAGAAGATGGAAAATATACATATGATGAAATAAAAAAATTAAAAGGTGTTGGAATGGCACCAATCTGCTATCTTAGTATTGGTGAAGCTGAAGATTATAGATACTATTGGCATGATGAATGGAAAACTAATCCTCCTTCATGGCTTGGACCTGAAAACCCTGATTGGGAAGGGAATTATAAAGTAAAATACTGGAACGAAGACTGGAAAAAGATAATTTACGATTATCTTGATAAAATAATTGACATGGGCTTTTCAGGTGTATATCTCGATATAATCGATGCATATTATTATTGGTCAAATGAAGGTGAAGCACCACAAGTTGATCAAAGACCTATTGAAGAAACAGCAAAGGACATGATAGATTTTGTTGTGGAAATAGCAAATTATGCCAGAAGTAAAAAAGAAAACTTCTTGATTATACCTCAAAATGGTGAAGATATACTGGATTACGATAATAATGGAATATATTTAAAAACCATTTCTGGAATTGGAATTGAAGATTTATTTTATGATTCAGAACAACTCGACAACGGAAATTACTTAATACAAAAAAGCACTGAAACAGAATATAAGCTAAAATACATAAACAAAATCCTATCTTCTGGAAAAGTGGTATTGAGCGTAGATTATGTGGTCGATGAAGATAATATAAACATCGATATAATAGATGATTATATCAAAAATTGCAGAGATAGAGGAATAATCCCATATCCAGCATATGTTGATAGAGAATTAGACAGACTATCCACAATTATTTATGATATAGAAATACAATAA
- a CDS encoding DMT family transporter → MKKSIFYIILAALLMGSTFPIQKLGLNNINPLAYTTLRFFIAFIFSSIIFKFGNFFYSSILGIVLSIGYISQIVGIKYTTATKAGFITSQYIIFIPIFAYLINREKINKFQIIGLTFSIVGSYLLSGGINGFNIGDMLMIICAISFALHIVLITNFSQKVEEKSLLTFQFLTVTIISGIFSLIFKASYNINAISLLTIFYSAIIGSIIVIFLQLKHQKNIGSNLTAILFLTQPIFSALLSFIILKETLNATQFLGAIILILSILTANSKYIFQKNNKGEFQ, encoded by the coding sequence ATGAAAAAATCCATCTTTTATATAATACTTGCCGCATTATTAATGGGAAGCACATTTCCTATTCAAAAGCTTGGATTAAACAATATAAATCCTCTGGCATATACAACATTAAGATTTTTCATTGCTTTTATTTTTTCTTCGATAATATTTAAATTTGGTAATTTCTTTTATTCTTCGATATTGGGAATAGTTTTATCAATTGGTTATATTTCACAAATTGTAGGTATAAAATACACCACAGCAACCAAAGCAGGTTTTATTACCTCACAATATATAATTTTTATTCCTATATTTGCATATTTAATCAACAGAGAAAAAATCAACAAATTTCAAATAATCGGATTAACCTTTTCCATAGTGGGTTCTTACCTGTTATCTGGTGGAATTAATGGATTTAATATAGGAGATATGCTAATGATAATATGTGCTATCAGCTTCGCTTTGCATATAGTACTAATAACAAACTTCAGTCAAAAAGTGGAAGAAAAATCGCTTTTAACATTTCAGTTTTTAACTGTAACTATTATCAGTGGAATTTTCTCTTTAATTTTCAAAGCATCATACAATATAAATGCTATTTCATTATTAACAATATTTTATTCTGCAATAATTGGAAGTATAATCGTTATCTTTCTACAGCTAAAACATCAAAAAAATATAGGAAGTAACCTAACAGCTATTCTATTCCTTACCCAACCTATATTTTCAGCATTACTATCTTTTATTATTTTAAAAGAAACTTTAAATGCTACACAATTTTTAGGAGCTATTATATTGATATTAAGTATACTTACCGCTAATTCAAAATATATTTTTCAAAAAAATAACAAGGGGGAATTTCAATGA